From Deinococcus cellulosilyticus NBRC 106333 = KACC 11606, a single genomic window includes:
- a CDS encoding transglutaminase family protein gives MTWLDLPGTGTNDHKATRYTFEHLTQYTYEEDAWDSYGTLHLQPARAGQKLLDYDLLLKPSGHLRFHTDYFGNVAHEFQIEQRHRELMILSRGIIEVAPLVLPDFLIRCQDYASHLPAHLTEFLLPSQHVPAGEWSSRMGFELPDPEEDLLMYLDALNSKFFSAIEYTPGATDVFTPLDEFSTHRKGVCQDYAHLMIGLLREQGMAARYVSGYLYSEHHAEWHGAQASHAWVEVHLPEIGWAGWDPTNGVRVQDEHIVVAVGRDYADVAPLNGVHAAGGKSDLKVEVMIRKF, from the coding sequence ATGACCTGGCTCGACCTGCCTGGAACAGGCACCAATGACCATAAAGCCACCCGGTACACCTTCGAACACCTGACGCAGTACACCTACGAAGAAGACGCCTGGGACAGTTACGGCACCCTGCACTTGCAACCAGCGAGAGCAGGCCAGAAGCTGCTCGATTATGACCTGCTGCTCAAACCCTCTGGACACCTGCGCTTTCACACGGACTACTTTGGCAATGTGGCCCATGAATTCCAGATCGAACAGCGGCACAGAGAGCTGATGATCCTTTCCAGGGGGATCATCGAAGTGGCGCCCCTGGTGCTGCCCGACTTTTTGATCCGGTGCCAGGATTATGCCAGTCACCTTCCAGCACACCTGACCGAGTTCCTTCTGCCCTCGCAACACGTTCCAGCAGGAGAGTGGAGCAGCAGAATGGGCTTTGAGCTGCCAGACCCCGAAGAGGATTTGCTGATGTATCTGGATGCCCTGAACTCAAAATTCTTCAGCGCCATTGAGTACACCCCGGGTGCGACAGATGTCTTCACTCCCCTGGATGAGTTCTCCACCCACCGAAAAGGGGTCTGTCAGGACTATGCCCACCTGATGATCGGCCTCCTCAGGGAACAGGGCATGGCGGCCCGTTATGTCTCAGGCTACCTGTACTCCGAGCACCATGCAGAATGGCACGGGGCACAGGCCTCACATGCCTGGGTGGAAGTTCATCTTCCCGAAATCGGCTGGGCCGGATGGGACCCCACCAACGGCGTACGGGTACAAGACGAGCACATCGTGGTCGCTGTGGGCCGGGATTATGCGGATGTGGCCCCCCTCAATGGTGTGCATGCCGCAGGAGGGAAATCGGACCTCAAAGTGGAAGTGATGATCAGGAAGTTCTGA
- a CDS encoding circularly permuted type 2 ATP-grasp protein: MPAVSFTHQAFNEVYSTPDQVRAHYHVLMDQLSRLGVQEFERRAGLSDLSFRNQGITFTVYGDAQGTERTIPFDMLPRIIQAQEWQVLEDGLKQRVKAINLFLQDLYGPQRILKDRKVPFELIHSSPNFRREMFGIQVPYGVYTHVVGSDLIRDEQGNYRVLEDNLRCPSGVSYVLANRTAMTRIFPRLFRQYRVRPVQHYTTALLELLHSLSPRHIEEPTIVVLTPGIYNSAYFEHAFLAQQMGVELVEGRDLLVSEGKVYMRTTHGRKQVDVIYRRIDDDFLDPAAFKPDSALGVPGLMQAVRAGNVALANAPGAGIADDKAVYPYVPEMIRYYLTEEPILDNVETFSGAKGQDLMYMLEHAQQLVFKPVGESGGYGMLIGPQASKQEVQDYLLKVKANPRNFIAQPTISLSVHPSYYKDSGTFEPCHIDLRPFILVGQETTIIPGGLTRVALKRGSLVVNSSQGGGSKDTWVLEDDELPLQHTMLEAPVAFPDPEDHLPDLALEAIRMAQEAQQQ, translated from the coding sequence ATGCCAGCAGTGTCTTTCACGCATCAGGCGTTTAACGAGGTCTATTCCACTCCCGATCAGGTTCGTGCCCACTACCATGTGCTGATGGACCAGCTTTCCAGGCTGGGAGTGCAGGAGTTTGAACGCCGGGCAGGGCTCAGCGACCTGAGCTTTCGCAACCAGGGGATCACCTTCACGGTGTACGGGGACGCCCAGGGAACAGAACGCACCATTCCCTTTGACATGCTGCCCAGGATCATTCAGGCCCAGGAATGGCAGGTTCTGGAAGACGGACTCAAACAGCGGGTGAAAGCCATCAACCTGTTCCTGCAGGACCTGTACGGCCCCCAGCGCATCCTCAAAGACAGAAAAGTGCCTTTTGAGCTGATCCATTCCAGCCCCAATTTCAGGCGGGAGATGTTCGGGATTCAGGTGCCTTACGGGGTGTACACCCACGTGGTCGGCTCTGACCTGATCCGGGACGAACAGGGAAACTACCGGGTTCTGGAAGACAACCTGCGCTGCCCGAGTGGGGTCAGTTACGTGCTGGCCAACCGCACCGCCATGACCCGCATCTTCCCAAGGTTGTTTCGACAATACCGGGTCCGTCCGGTTCAGCATTACACCACTGCCCTGCTGGAACTGCTGCACAGCCTTTCTCCCAGGCACATCGAGGAGCCCACCATCGTGGTGCTCACACCTGGAATCTACAACAGCGCTTATTTCGAGCATGCCTTTCTGGCGCAGCAGATGGGTGTGGAACTGGTGGAAGGCCGGGACCTGCTGGTGTCCGAGGGCAAGGTCTACATGCGCACCACCCACGGGCGCAAACAGGTGGATGTGATCTACCGCCGCATCGACGATGACTTTCTGGACCCCGCAGCTTTCAAACCAGACAGTGCCCTGGGTGTCCCTGGCCTGATGCAGGCCGTGAGGGCTGGAAATGTTGCCCTTGCCAATGCACCCGGAGCAGGCATCGCAGATGACAAGGCAGTCTATCCCTATGTTCCAGAAATGATCCGCTACTACCTCACAGAGGAACCCATTCTGGACAACGTGGAGACTTTCTCCGGGGCAAAAGGTCAGGACCTCATGTACATGCTGGAACACGCCCAGCAACTGGTCTTCAAACCTGTGGGGGAGTCTGGCGGGTACGGCATGCTGATTGGACCCCAGGCCAGCAAGCAGGAGGTGCAGGATTACCTGCTGAAGGTGAAGGCCAACCCCAGAAATTTCATTGCCCAGCCCACCATCTCCCTGAGTGTGCACCCCAGTTACTACAAAGATTCGGGCACCTTCGAGCCCTGCCACATCGACCTGAGGCCTTTCATTCTGGTGGGTCAGGAAACCACCATCATTCCCGGTGGTCTGACCCGGGTGGCCCTCAAACGGGGATCACTGGTGGTGAACAGCTCACAGGGTGGAGGTTCCAAGGACACCTGGGTGCTCGAAGACGATGAACTCCCCTTGCAACACACCATGCTTGAAGCCCCGGTGGCTTTCCCTGACCCCGAAGACCACCTGCCCGATCTGGCCCTCGAAGCCATCCGCATGGCCCAGGAAGCCCAGCAACAGTGA
- the minD gene encoding septum site-determining protein MinD yields MNGKVIVVTSGKGGVGKTTTTANIGTGLAKLGQKVAIIDVDVGLRNLDVVMGLESRVVFDLVDVLEGACKVRQALIRDKRVENLFLLPAAQTRDKDSLSPEKMQELIKMMVEEEGFDRILIDSPAGIEMGFKTAAAPADAALVVVNPEVSSVRDADRIIGLLEAQQVPEIKLVINRLRPKMVAKGNMLSVEDVLEILGTKPIGIIPEDENILVSTNVGEPAVLGESKAGQAFLNTARRIMGEEVPFMNLEEDKGLLATLRRIFGGGR; encoded by the coding sequence TTGAACGGAAAAGTAATTGTGGTGACCTCCGGCAAGGGTGGCGTGGGCAAAACCACCACCACTGCCAACATCGGTACAGGACTCGCCAAACTCGGGCAGAAGGTCGCCATCATTGACGTGGACGTCGGTCTCAGAAACCTGGACGTGGTGATGGGTCTGGAATCCCGGGTGGTCTTTGACCTCGTGGATGTGCTCGAAGGGGCCTGCAAGGTCCGCCAGGCCCTCATCCGCGACAAGCGTGTGGAAAACCTCTTCCTGCTCCCTGCAGCGCAGACCCGCGACAAGGACTCCCTCAGCCCCGAGAAAATGCAGGAACTGATCAAGATGATGGTGGAAGAAGAAGGCTTTGACCGCATCCTGATTGACTCTCCTGCAGGGATCGAAATGGGCTTCAAGACTGCAGCCGCCCCTGCAGATGCCGCACTGGTGGTTGTGAACCCCGAGGTGTCCAGTGTACGTGACGCAGACCGCATCATTGGTCTGCTGGAAGCGCAGCAGGTTCCGGAAATCAAACTGGTGATCAACCGCCTGCGCCCCAAAATGGTGGCCAAAGGGAACATGCTCTCTGTGGAAGATGTGCTGGAGATCCTGGGAACCAAACCCATCGGCATCATCCCTGAAGACGAAAACATCCTGGTGTCCACCAACGTCGGTGAACCTGCCGTGCTCGGTGAGTCCAAAGCCGGACAGGCTTTCCTGAACACCGCCCGCCGCATCATGGGTGAAGAGGTGCCGTTCATGAACCTGGAGGAGGACAAGGGGCTGCTCGCCACCCTGCGTCGCATCTTCGGAGGTGGTCGGTAA
- the ftsH gene encoding ATP-dependent zinc metalloprotease FtsH: MIRIQPWFLVLIVLIALAVITGQNGVSRTSEVSYTTFTQLVKDQKVESVQIDGSASTAVVKLRAPENVQTLGGQDRSVQTFRVNLVSDAALPDTTLIPELKEAGVQVHKQLPNQWWGLLISFGPVLLLVALFYFVFMRAQGGQSQVFQFGQSRAKRYGKENKVPTKFSDVAGHEEAKRELVEVVDFLKNPTKYHQIGAEIPKGVLLVGPPGTGKTLLARAVAGEADVPFFTVSASEFMEMFVGVGASRVRTLFDEARKGAPAIIFIDEIDSIGRKRGAGIGGGHDEREQTLNQILSEMDGFDKNSSVIVLAATNRPDILDPALLRPGRFDRQVTIDLPNLKEREAILKVHMRNKPIAEDVSLEELSRATSYFSGADLKNLVNEAALEAGRVNKTRIEMHDFYRALDKITLGLENSSLTITEEERRAIAYHEAGHAVAAAVLPGTDRLQKVSIIPRGRALGAAFYLPEERAMLSQEKLENQLVYTLGGRAAEELFIGQISTGASNDFKQAMGVAKRMVLEWGMGENFRNMAFGSDSGPVFLGEDIAHRKDFSEHTARLVDEDVKRILDNAYERARSVLKEYSGAMHEVARLLMETELITGDTVREVVKRNGQSKEAFTGI, translated from the coding sequence TTGATACGCATACAGCCCTGGTTTCTGGTTTTGATCGTCCTGATCGCGCTCGCGGTCATCACCGGACAGAATGGAGTCTCACGGACTTCGGAAGTCAGTTACACCACATTCACGCAACTCGTCAAAGACCAAAAAGTGGAATCTGTTCAAATCGATGGCAGCGCCTCCACGGCCGTTGTGAAATTGCGTGCACCTGAAAACGTCCAGACCCTTGGCGGTCAGGACCGGTCTGTGCAGACCTTCAGGGTCAATCTGGTGTCTGATGCCGCTCTGCCCGACACCACCCTCATTCCCGAACTGAAAGAAGCCGGAGTTCAAGTCCACAAACAGCTGCCCAACCAGTGGTGGGGCCTGCTGATCTCCTTCGGTCCAGTGCTTCTGCTGGTGGCCCTCTTCTACTTTGTGTTCATGCGCGCACAGGGCGGACAGAGCCAAGTCTTCCAATTCGGACAGTCCCGTGCCAAACGGTACGGCAAAGAAAACAAAGTTCCCACCAAGTTCAGTGATGTGGCCGGACACGAAGAGGCCAAACGTGAACTGGTGGAGGTCGTGGACTTCCTGAAGAACCCCACCAAGTACCACCAGATCGGTGCAGAAATCCCCAAAGGGGTGCTGCTGGTGGGCCCTCCCGGAACCGGTAAGACCCTGCTGGCCCGTGCTGTTGCAGGTGAAGCCGATGTTCCCTTCTTCACCGTGAGTGCCTCTGAGTTCATGGAGATGTTTGTCGGGGTCGGTGCAAGCCGCGTGCGCACCCTGTTCGATGAAGCCCGCAAGGGTGCCCCTGCCATCATCTTCATCGACGAGATCGACTCCATCGGGCGCAAGCGTGGAGCAGGCATCGGTGGGGGTCACGACGAGCGTGAACAGACCCTCAACCAGATCCTCTCCGAGATGGACGGCTTTGACAAGAACTCCAGTGTGATTGTGCTGGCCGCCACCAACCGTCCTGACATTCTGGACCCCGCACTCTTGCGTCCCGGACGTTTTGACCGTCAGGTGACCATCGACCTGCCGAACCTCAAAGAGCGTGAAGCCATCCTCAAAGTGCACATGCGCAACAAGCCCATTGCAGAAGATGTGAGCCTGGAAGAACTGTCCCGCGCCACCTCCTACTTCAGTGGTGCAGACCTCAAGAACCTGGTGAACGAAGCCGCTCTGGAAGCCGGTCGTGTCAACAAGACCCGCATCGAGATGCACGACTTCTACCGGGCACTCGACAAGATCACCCTGGGACTGGAAAACTCCAGCCTGACCATCACCGAAGAAGAACGCCGCGCCATCGCCTACCACGAGGCCGGACATGCTGTGGCTGCTGCTGTGCTTCCTGGCACCGACCGCCTGCAGAAAGTCTCCATCATCCCCAGAGGCCGTGCCCTCGGTGCAGCCTTCTACCTGCCTGAAGAACGTGCCATGCTCAGCCAGGAAAAACTGGAAAACCAGCTGGTCTACACCCTCGGGGGACGTGCCGCCGAAGAGCTCTTCATCGGTCAGATCTCCACAGGGGCCTCCAACGACTTCAAACAGGCCATGGGCGTTGCCAAACGCATGGTGCTGGAATGGGGCATGGGCGAGAACTTCCGCAACATGGCGTTCGGCTCTGACTCCGGTCCGGTGTTCCTGGGGGAAGACATTGCCCACCGCAAGGACTTCTCCGAGCACACGGCACGCCTGGTGGATGAAGACGTCAAACGCATCCTGGACAACGCTTACGAGCGCGCCAGAAGCGTCCTGAAAGAGTACTCTGGTGCCATGCACGAAGTGGCCCGCCTCCTGATGGAAACCGAACTGATCACTGGAGACACGGTGCGTGAAGTGGTCAAACGCAACGGGCAGTCCAAAGAAGCCTTCACCGGCATCTGA
- a CDS encoding glycine C-acetyltransferase, translating to MTRPLLEHLTQEIQTLKDTGYYKNEHQIRSPQRADIELKDGRHVLNFCANNYLGLADDNRISERAAHALQEYGFGMASVRFICGTQTIHKELEARVSAFLGTEDTILYTSCFDANGGLFETILSDQDAVISDELNHASIIDGVRLCKAKRFRYKNNDMADLEAQLQAADAAGARFKLIATDGVFSMDGIIANLKGICDLAEKYDAYVMVDDSHAVGFIGENGRGTPEFCGVGDRVDIYTGTFGKALGGASGGYTSGRKEIVEWLRQRSRPYLFSNSVAPNIVAATLATLDILESEGRALRAKLQANSQLFRKEMTALGFDLVPGEHPIIPVMLGDAVLAGNMAKEMMELGVYVVGFSFPVVPRGKARIRTQMSAGHETEHIERAVRAFEQAGKKVGAI from the coding sequence ATGACACGTCCTTTGCTTGAGCACCTGACCCAGGAAATTCAGACCCTGAAGGACACCGGGTACTACAAAAACGAACACCAGATCAGAAGTCCTCAGCGTGCCGACATTGAACTGAAAGATGGCCGCCACGTGCTGAACTTCTGTGCCAACAACTACCTCGGACTTGCCGACGACAACCGCATCAGTGAACGTGCTGCACATGCCCTGCAGGAATACGGTTTCGGCATGGCCAGTGTGCGCTTCATCTGCGGCACCCAGACCATCCACAAGGAACTCGAAGCGCGCGTCAGTGCTTTTCTGGGCACCGAGGACACCATCCTGTACACCAGTTGCTTTGACGCCAATGGAGGCCTGTTCGAGACCATTCTGAGCGATCAGGATGCCGTCATTTCCGATGAGCTGAACCACGCCTCCATCATTGATGGGGTGCGCCTGTGCAAAGCAAAGCGTTTCCGTTACAAAAACAATGACATGGCTGATCTTGAGGCCCAGCTTCAGGCTGCAGATGCTGCAGGAGCACGCTTCAAACTCATTGCCACCGATGGGGTGTTCAGCATGGACGGCATCATTGCCAACCTGAAGGGCATCTGCGATCTGGCCGAAAAATACGATGCCTACGTGATGGTGGATGACAGCCACGCTGTGGGTTTCATCGGAGAAAATGGCCGTGGAACCCCGGAGTTTTGTGGGGTGGGGGACCGGGTGGACATCTACACGGGCACCTTCGGCAAGGCCCTCGGTGGAGCCAGTGGTGGCTACACCTCGGGCCGCAAAGAGATTGTGGAATGGCTGCGCCAGCGTTCCAGACCCTACCTGTTCTCCAACTCGGTGGCCCCCAACATTGTGGCGGCCACCCTTGCCACGCTGGACATCCTGGAAAGTGAAGGCAGAGCTCTCAGGGCCAAACTGCAGGCCAACAGCCAGCTTTTCCGCAAAGAGATGACCGCACTGGGGTTCGATCTGGTTCCAGGTGAGCATCCCATCATTCCTGTGATGCTGGGTGACGCTGTTCTGGCGGGCAACATGGCAAAAGAAATGATGGAGCTCGGGGTTTATGTGGTTGGGTTCAGCTTCCCGGTGGTTCCCAGAGGGAAGGCCCGCATCCGCACCCAGATGAGCGCAGGCCACGAAACAGAACACATCGAGCGTGCGGTCAGGGCCTTTGAGCAGGCAGGCAAAAAGGTGGGGGCAATATGA
- the minE gene encoding cell division topological specificity factor MinE translates to MFWGRKNRSKETLKNRLELVLAYDRAQIPPGRVEALRKELLEVVERYFPKNSSKVQPNIEVEQRGDTVVLTASIPLDNQ, encoded by the coding sequence ATGTTCTGGGGCAGAAAAAATCGCTCTAAAGAAACCCTGAAAAACCGTCTGGAACTGGTGCTCGCCTACGACCGTGCCCAGATTCCCCCCGGACGCGTTGAGGCCCTCAGGAAAGAGCTTCTGGAAGTGGTGGAGCGTTACTTCCCCAAAAACAGCAGCAAAGTCCAGCCGAACATCGAAGTGGAACAGCGTGGAGACACCGTGGTGCTCACCGCCAGCATCCCTCTGGACAACCAGTAA
- a CDS encoding alpha-E domain-containing protein has product MLSRLAENLFWMGRYVERAENTARLLDVNYHATLEAPKWFPVRWEPLLRITTSQESYFEHFPEVTPYSVPVWLAIHPSNSSSIRGCITAARENARSLRDQLPSEMWESINREYFKLGFANQELINEDGLHSYCITAREASHLFFGIAEGTLPRDEGWLYLQAGRTLERADSVLRMLAEYYQDIPTHASHQVEIQNHHWMAVLKSVSAYEAYRKEYQSRLDPARIAAFLLQSHTFPRSVLHNLQTLKHLLEELADITQHNSREISRKLGWLIAQLDYGVPMASLMSGDTHMLRGMADTLWKISDDMGRLYFLARYA; this is encoded by the coding sequence ATGCTCAGTAGACTTGCAGAAAACCTGTTCTGGATGGGCAGATACGTGGAGCGTGCCGAGAACACTGCCCGCCTGCTCGATGTCAATTACCACGCCACTCTGGAGGCCCCAAAGTGGTTCCCGGTGCGCTGGGAGCCCCTGCTGCGGATCACCACCTCCCAGGAGAGTTATTTTGAGCACTTCCCGGAAGTCACACCGTACAGTGTGCCCGTCTGGCTGGCCATTCACCCCAGCAACAGTTCCAGCATCCGGGGATGCATCACCGCAGCGCGCGAGAATGCCCGCAGCCTGCGTGACCAGTTGCCCAGTGAGATGTGGGAATCCATCAACCGGGAGTACTTCAAACTGGGTTTTGCCAATCAGGAACTGATCAACGAAGATGGATTGCACAGCTACTGCATCACCGCAAGAGAAGCCAGTCACCTGTTCTTTGGCATTGCAGAAGGAACCCTGCCCAGAGACGAGGGCTGGCTCTACCTGCAGGCAGGCCGCACCCTCGAACGGGCCGACAGCGTGCTCAGAATGCTCGCGGAATACTATCAGGACATCCCCACCCACGCCAGCCACCAGGTGGAAATCCAGAACCACCACTGGATGGCCGTCCTGAAAAGTGTTTCCGCCTATGAAGCCTACCGCAAGGAGTACCAGTCGCGTCTGGACCCCGCAAGAATTGCCGCCTTCCTGCTGCAGAGCCACACCTTCCCGAGAAGCGTTCTGCACAACCTGCAGACCCTCAAACACCTTCTGGAAGAACTCGCAGACATCACCCAGCACAACTCCCGTGAGATCTCCCGCAAGCTGGGCTGGCTGATTGCCCAGCTGGATTATGGCGTTCCCATGGCCTCCCTGATGTCCGGCGACACCCACATGCTCAGGGGCATGGCCGACACCCTCTGGAAAATCAGCGATGACATGGGCCGTCTGTATTTTCTGGCGAGGTATGCATGA
- the tdh gene encoding L-threonine 3-dehydrogenase — protein MKALAKLEAREGIWMTDVEKPEVGPNDLLIRIRKSSICGTDVHIYKWDDWAQKTIPVPMHVGHEYMGVVEAMGSEVRGFEVGDRVSGEGHITCGHCRNCRAGRRHLCRNTLGVGVNRPGSFAEYLVIPAFNAFKLPDNIPDEIASILDPFGNAVHTALSFDLVGEDVLVTGAGPIGIMAAAVAKHVGARNVVITDVNDYRLNLARKFGVTRAVNVAKENLQDVMHDLDMHEGFDVGLEMSGSGPAFNQMLTHMNHGGKVALLGIPASGVTIDWNNVIFKGLVIKGIYGREMFETWYKMVAILQSGLDLTPILTHRFSIDDYEKGFQTMISGQSGKVILDWD, from the coding sequence ATGAAGGCACTGGCGAAACTGGAAGCCAGAGAAGGCATCTGGATGACCGATGTGGAAAAGCCAGAGGTGGGTCCAAACGACCTCCTCATCCGCATCAGGAAGTCTTCCATCTGCGGCACCGACGTGCACATCTACAAGTGGGACGACTGGGCCCAGAAGACCATCCCGGTTCCCATGCATGTGGGCCACGAGTACATGGGGGTTGTCGAGGCCATGGGCTCAGAAGTTCGGGGTTTCGAGGTGGGGGACCGGGTTTCCGGGGAAGGTCACATCACCTGCGGGCATTGCCGCAACTGCCGGGCAGGCAGACGTCACCTGTGCAGAAACACCCTGGGAGTGGGTGTGAACCGTCCAGGATCATTTGCAGAATATCTGGTGATTCCTGCATTCAACGCCTTCAAACTCCCGGACAACATCCCAGATGAGATTGCCTCCATTCTTGATCCCTTTGGAAATGCCGTGCACACGGCCCTCTCCTTTGATCTGGTCGGAGAAGATGTGCTGGTGACTGGAGCAGGCCCCATTGGCATCATGGCTGCTGCGGTGGCCAAACATGTGGGGGCACGCAATGTGGTCATCACCGATGTGAACGATTACCGCCTGAACCTGGCCCGCAAGTTCGGTGTGACCAGAGCAGTGAACGTGGCAAAAGAAAACCTGCAGGACGTCATGCATGACCTCGACATGCATGAAGGGTTTGATGTGGGTTTGGAGATGAGTGGCAGCGGTCCAGCCTTCAACCAGATGCTCACCCACATGAACCACGGGGGCAAGGTGGCCCTCCTTGGCATTCCGGCCAGTGGCGTGACCATCGACTGGAACAACGTGATCTTCAAGGGCCTGGTCATCAAGGGCATCTACGGCCGGGAGATGTTCGAGACGTGGTACAAAATGGTGGCCATTTTGCAGAGCGGTCTGGACCTGACCCCCATCCTGACCCACCGTTTCTCCATCGACGATTATGAAAAAGGTTTTCAGACCATGATCTCCGGTCAGTCTGGAAAAGTGATTCTGGACTGGGATTGA
- a CDS encoding transposase translates to MQEVSIYRLTDEQWDTMLLAVPKLNVRDRHVFEAILHVLSTALPWQDMPEDFGITSRTAWNRYQKWQEQAIWEDLLGSFLGCFPHHVRMGWERTLREAALQRAQKFGTRKRPLVHEMAVIPALVRDN, encoded by the coding sequence ATGCAAGAAGTCAGTATCTATCGGCTCACCGATGAACAATGGGACACCATGCTCCTGGCCGTCCCCAAGCTGAACGTGCGAGACCGCCACGTGTTCGAGGCGATTCTGCATGTCCTCAGCACCGCTCTCCCCTGGCAGGACATGCCCGAGGATTTCGGCATCACCTCGCGCACCGCCTGGAACAGATACCAGAAATGGCAGGAGCAGGCCATCTGGGAGGACCTCCTCGGCAGTTTCCTGGGTTGCTTCCCCCACCACGTCCGCATGGGCTGGGAGCGCACCCTGCGAGAAGCCGCACTGCAACGTGCCCAGAAATTCGGAACCCGCAAACGCCCCCTCGTGCACGAGATGGCCGTCATTCCAGCCCTGGTCAGAGACAACTGA
- a CDS encoding glycoside hydrolase family 3 protein → MLLKSRATQLLTALLLTSTVSAQAQQAPYLDPKLPVEERVKDLLSRMTLEDKVGQMTQAERGNIKNLDDIGFYGFGSILSGGGSVPGENTPEGWANMIDAFQRKALEAPLKIPMLYGIDAVHGHNNVYGATIFPHNLGLGATRNPELVRKIGQATAAEVYATGIRWNFAPCVCVARDERWGRTYESYGEDPEIATAMTTIIEGMQGDYGKGTVLATAKHFVADGGTLLDSSTTGNYSLDQGDARITEEELRKVHLPPYKAAIEKGVGSVMASFSSWNGLKLHAHKYLLTDVLKNELGFKGFVISDWAGIDQISPDPARNVREAINAGVDMVMEPNNYARFVDNLTAEIKNGNIPMSRIDDAVSRILTQKFKLGLFEQPFTDRSYFDQLGSQEHRDLARQAVRESLVLLKNEGVLPIKKDTPKILVAGSNADDIGNQAGGWTISWQGKSGDIIPGTTILQGIKNTVSANTKVDYVKWPEADEAKGYDFGVVVVGERPYAEGQGDKMDLGLGDGDRRAIQNVCSAMKCVVVVVSGRPMILTDDLPRMNALVAAWLPGSEGQGVADVLFGDHNFTGKLPITWPRSMDQLPINVGDAKYDPLFAYGFGLKY, encoded by the coding sequence ATGCTTCTGAAGTCCCGTGCCACCCAGCTCCTCACTGCGCTCTTGTTGACGAGCACCGTCTCTGCCCAGGCCCAGCAGGCCCCATACCTGGACCCCAAACTCCCTGTGGAAGAACGGGTCAAAGACCTGCTCTCCAGAATGACCCTCGAGGACAAAGTGGGCCAGATGACCCAGGCCGAGCGGGGCAACATCAAGAACCTCGATGACATTGGTTTTTATGGTTTTGGCTCGATCCTGAGTGGGGGAGGCTCTGTTCCTGGAGAGAACACCCCGGAAGGCTGGGCCAACATGATCGATGCCTTCCAGCGCAAAGCCCTGGAAGCCCCTCTGAAAATCCCCATGCTTTACGGAATTGATGCAGTGCATGGGCACAACAACGTTTACGGGGCCACCATCTTCCCGCACAATCTCGGACTGGGAGCCACCCGCAATCCGGAACTGGTCAGAAAAATTGGTCAGGCCACTGCGGCAGAGGTGTACGCCACGGGCATCCGCTGGAACTTTGCTCCCTGCGTGTGCGTTGCCAGAGATGAGCGCTGGGGCCGCACCTACGAGTCTTACGGTGAAGACCCTGAAATCGCCACTGCCATGACCACCATCATCGAGGGCATGCAGGGAGACTACGGCAAAGGCACCGTTCTGGCCACCGCCAAGCATTTTGTCGCGGATGGCGGCACGCTTCTGGATTCCAGCACCACCGGAAACTACAGCCTGGACCAGGGAGACGCCCGCATCACCGAAGAGGAACTGCGCAAGGTTCACCTGCCCCCCTACAAAGCGGCCATTGAGAAAGGGGTGGGCAGCGTCATGGCTTCCTTCTCCAGCTGGAATGGCCTGAAACTTCACGCCCACAAGTACCTGCTGACCGACGTCCTGAAAAACGAACTGGGCTTCAAGGGCTTTGTGATCAGTGACTGGGCGGGCATCGACCAGATCTCACCTGACCCGGCCAGAAACGTGCGGGAAGCCATCAACGCAGGCGTGGACATGGTGATGGAACCCAACAACTACGCCCGTTTTGTGGACAACCTCACTGCGGAAATCAAAAACGGCAACATCCCCATGAGCCGCATCGATGACGCAGTGAGCCGCATCCTCACCCAGAAATTCAAGCTGGGCCTCTTCGAACAACCTTTCACAGACCGCTCCTACTTCGACCAGCTTGGCTCCCAGGAGCACCGCGATCTGGCCCGTCAGGCCGTGCGGGAATCGCTGGTGCTGCTGAAAAACGAAGGTGTGCTCCCCATCAAGAAAGACACCCCTAAAATTCTGGTGGCCGGCAGCAACGCCGATGACATCGGCAACCAGGCCGGAGGCTGGACGATCAGCTGGCAGGGCAAGAGTGGAGACATCATCCCTGGCACCACCATCCTGCAGGGCATCAAGAACACCGTCAGTGCGAACACCAAGGTGGATTACGTCAAATGGCCCGAAGCCGACGAAGCAAAAGGCTATGACTTCGGGGTCGTGGTTGTCGGTGAGCGCCCCTACGCAGAAGGCCAGGGCGACAAAATGGACCTCGGTCTTGGCGATGGGGACCGCAGGGCCATCCAGAACGTCTGCTCTGCCATGAAGTGCGTGGTGGTGGTGGTCTCGGGCCGTCCGATGATCCTGACCGACGACCTCCCCAGAATGAATGCCCTGGTTGCAGCATGGCTGCCCGGTTCTGAAGGCCAGGGTGTGGCGGATGTGCTGTTCGGAGACCACAACTTTACGGGCAAACTGCCCATCACCTGGCCCCGCAGCATGGACCAGCTTCCCATCAATGTGGGAGATGCGAAATACGATCCACTGTTCGCTTATGGGTTCGGGCTGAAGTACTGA